A window from Pseudomonas moraviensis encodes these proteins:
- a CDS encoding organic hydroperoxide resistance protein, translated as MQTLYTAIATSTGGRDGRAISSDNVLDVKLATPKELGGAGGAATNPEQLFAAGYSACFIGALKFVASQTKRKIPDDASITAHVGIGQIPGGFGLDIDLHISLPGLEQADAQSLVDAAHQVCPYSNATRGNVDVRLHVTV; from the coding sequence ATGCAAACTCTCTACACCGCAATCGCAACTTCCACTGGCGGCCGTGACGGTCGTGCGATCTCCAGCGACAACGTTCTCGACGTCAAACTGGCCACTCCGAAAGAACTCGGCGGTGCTGGCGGCGCGGCGACCAACCCTGAGCAACTGTTCGCTGCCGGTTACTCGGCCTGCTTCATCGGCGCACTGAAATTCGTTGCCAGCCAGACCAAGCGCAAAATTCCTGACGACGCATCGATCACCGCCCACGTCGGCATCGGCCAGATCCCTGGCGGTTTCGGTCTGGACATCGACTTGCACATCAGCCTGCCGGGCCTCGAACAGGCCGACGCGCAATCGCTGGTCGACGCTGCTCACCAGGTCTGCCCGTACTCCAACGCCACCCGTGGCAACGTCGATGTCCGTCTGCACGTGACCGTGTAA
- a CDS encoding LysR family transcriptional regulator, producing the protein MNPNQLTEQLGLFLDVLESGSFSAASRRHPLTPSAVARRIDSLESAVGSQLFVRSTHAVLPTSAGLAFAERARRIIAELQLARAEAVSLSSAPEGLIRIDAPAAFGRRHLAPVIADFLLLYPGLDVQMHLIDSFIDMAGSSLGKVDLVLRTGQLADSRLVATPLASMVRVACASPDYLKRRGMPNHPAQLSEHDGLDWEGLAPPFAWKFEVDGQLQLHRPSRVRLSANNAEALACGATAGLGVAHLPTWLASEYLLRGELVPLFCENGLPPPESTGIYALRMEQQIHSRSRLLLEYLKTRFSPVPPWDLALQRQFAGH; encoded by the coding sequence ATGAATCCCAACCAATTGACAGAGCAGCTTGGTCTGTTTCTCGACGTGCTGGAGAGTGGCAGCTTTTCTGCCGCGTCGCGCCGTCATCCGCTGACGCCTTCCGCTGTAGCCCGGCGGATCGACAGCCTGGAAAGTGCCGTCGGCAGCCAGCTGTTTGTGCGCAGCACCCATGCCGTGCTGCCGACTTCGGCCGGACTGGCCTTTGCCGAACGGGCGCGGCGGATCATCGCCGAATTGCAGCTGGCCCGCGCCGAGGCCGTTTCGTTGAGCAGCGCGCCGGAAGGCTTGATCCGCATCGATGCGCCAGCGGCATTCGGACGGCGGCATCTGGCGCCGGTGATTGCCGACTTTCTCCTGCTGTACCCGGGACTCGATGTGCAGATGCATCTGATCGACAGCTTCATCGACATGGCCGGCAGCAGTCTGGGCAAGGTCGATCTGGTGCTGCGTACCGGGCAGTTGGCCGACTCGCGTCTGGTCGCCACGCCCTTGGCCAGCATGGTCCGCGTGGCCTGCGCGAGTCCTGACTACCTCAAGCGTCGTGGCATGCCCAATCATCCCGCGCAGTTGAGCGAACACGACGGCCTCGACTGGGAAGGCCTCGCCCCGCCCTTTGCCTGGAAATTCGAAGTGGATGGGCAGCTGCAACTGCACCGTCCGTCGCGCGTGCGCCTGAGCGCCAACAATGCCGAAGCCCTGGCATGTGGCGCGACGGCGGGTCTGGGCGTCGCACACCTGCCGACCTGGCTGGCCAGTGAATACCTGCTGCGCGGCGAGCTGGTGCCGCTGTTCTGCGAAAACGGCCTGCCGCCACCGGAGTCCACCGGCATTTACGCGCTGCGCATGGAACAGCAGATCCATTCACGCAGTCGCCTGCTGCTGGAATACCTCAAAACCCGCTTCAGTCCGGTGCCGCCGTGGGATCTGGCGCTGCAACGGCAATTCGCCGGGCACTGA
- a CDS encoding MarR family winged helix-turn-helix transcriptional regulator has product MTSERDNCDDLLLDNQACFALHSTSLMMTKVYKPLLQALGLTYPQYLAMMVLWEKDGLTVGEISARLLTDPGSLTPLLKRLEAEGLLSRTRSREDERVVIVELTAAGRALRDKAQTVPQCILGASGFTLERLQKLQAELQALRGHLQDSLN; this is encoded by the coding sequence ATGACTTCCGAACGCGACAATTGCGACGACCTGCTGCTCGACAATCAGGCGTGCTTCGCCCTGCACTCGACCTCGCTGATGATGACCAAGGTCTACAAGCCGCTATTGCAGGCGCTGGGCCTGACCTATCCGCAGTATCTGGCGATGATGGTGTTGTGGGAGAAGGACGGTTTGACTGTCGGAGAAATCAGCGCGCGCCTGCTGACCGATCCGGGTTCGCTGACGCCGTTGCTCAAACGACTGGAAGCCGAAGGCCTGCTCAGCCGCACCCGCAGTCGTGAAGATGAACGCGTGGTAATTGTCGAGCTGACCGCAGCGGGCCGGGCATTGCGCGACAAGGCGCAGACTGTGCCGCAGTGCATTCTTGGCGCCAGCGGCTTCACCCTTGAACGCCTGCAGAAGTTACAGGCCGAGCTGCAAGCGCTGCGCGGTCATCTGCAAGACAGCCTCAACTGA
- a CDS encoding alpha/beta hydrolase gives MNTFSKVLTGTLLALSVHSAFAGDVEHNTQAFLDALNAGSGKPIEQLSPKDARAVLVGAQSGVKLTLPKADVSEKTVQVDGQPLSLTIVRPAGVKGELPVFMFFHGGGWVLGDFPTHERLVRDLVVGSGAAAVFVNYTPSPEAHYPVAINQAYAATKWVAEHGKEINVDGKRLAVAGNSVGGNMAAVVALMAKDKGTPAIKFQVLLWPVTDANFDTGSYNQYAEGHFLTRNMMKWFWDNYTTDAKQRNEIYASPLRATTAQLKGLPPALVQTASADVLRDEGEAYARKLDEAGVPVTSVRYNGMIHDYGLLNVVSQVPSVRSAMLQASQELKEHLK, from the coding sequence ATGAACACTTTCAGCAAAGTCTTGACCGGTACCCTTCTCGCCCTGTCGGTGCACAGCGCTTTTGCCGGTGATGTCGAACACAACACCCAGGCATTTCTCGATGCGCTGAATGCCGGCAGCGGCAAACCGATCGAGCAGCTGTCGCCCAAGGATGCCCGCGCCGTGCTGGTCGGCGCGCAATCCGGGGTCAAGTTGACACTGCCCAAAGCCGATGTCAGCGAGAAGACCGTGCAGGTCGATGGCCAACCGTTGAGCCTGACCATCGTCCGGCCGGCCGGGGTCAAGGGTGAGCTGCCGGTGTTCATGTTCTTCCACGGCGGCGGCTGGGTACTGGGGGACTTCCCGACTCACGAACGTCTGGTGCGGGATCTGGTGGTCGGTTCGGGGGCGGCGGCGGTGTTCGTCAATTACACCCCATCGCCGGAAGCGCATTACCCGGTGGCAATCAATCAGGCCTACGCTGCGACCAAGTGGGTGGCGGAACACGGTAAAGAGATCAATGTCGACGGCAAGCGCCTGGCCGTGGCCGGCAACAGCGTCGGCGGCAACATGGCCGCAGTGGTCGCGCTGATGGCCAAGGACAAGGGCACCCCGGCAATCAAATTCCAGGTGCTGCTGTGGCCGGTGACCGATGCCAACTTCGACACCGGTTCGTACAACCAGTACGCCGAAGGGCACTTCCTCACCCGCAACATGATGAAGTGGTTCTGGGACAACTACACCACCGACGCCAAACAGCGCAACGAGATCTACGCCTCACCGCTGCGCGCCACCACCGCGCAACTCAAAGGCCTGCCGCCTGCACTGGTGCAGACGGCCAGCGCTGATGTACTGCGCGATGAAGGCGAAGCCTATGCGCGCAAACTCGACGAAGCCGGAGTGCCGGTTACATCGGTGCGCTACAACGGCATGATCCACGATTACGGTTTGCTCAACGTGGTCAGCCAGGTGCCATCGGTGCGTTCGGCGATGTTGCAGGCGTCGCAGGAGCTCAAGGAACACCTGAAATAA